In Halorhabdus rudnickae, the following proteins share a genomic window:
- a CDS encoding NifB/NifX family molybdenum-iron cluster-binding protein: MLICIPSRDEGTLGAPVSSHFGRAPNYTLFDDEADGFNVTENNGKHHGGQRSPPEIIAETGADVLVVGNLGRKAVDRFDQMDIKVYCGAEGTVSDAIAQYEAGELEAATPSGSYCEGHGHEHGDDHDRGDGHGHSHGHDHAATGDDHAHGHDDGA; encoded by the coding sequence GACGAGGGGACGCTCGGGGCACCGGTCTCTTCGCACTTCGGGCGAGCACCGAACTACACGCTCTTCGACGACGAGGCCGACGGGTTCAACGTGACCGAGAACAACGGGAAACACCACGGTGGCCAGCGTTCACCACCCGAGATCATTGCCGAGACGGGGGCCGACGTCCTCGTCGTCGGCAATCTCGGTCGCAAGGCCGTCGATCGCTTCGACCAGATGGACATCAAGGTCTACTGTGGGGCTGAGGGGACGGTCAGCGACGCGATTGCGCAATACGAAGCTGGAGAACTGGAGGCCGCGACGCCGAGTGGCTCCTACTGTGAGGGCCATGGCCACGAGCACGGGGACGACCACGATCGCGGGGACGGACATGGTCACAGTCACGGGCATGATCATGCCGCAACGGGAGACGACCACGCACACGGCCACGACGACGGTGCGTAA
- a CDS encoding MBL fold metallo-hydrolase, producing MTTVTVLIDNEVSGSRPKGLHAEWGFSAAVGDVLFDAGQTGFAAENARKLGVGPFETIVLSHGHYDHTKGLPPFLGAAERLYCHPAAFEQKYHGEEPIGMPYARSWIEAQVSVTTHTDPVEVAPGIHTLGEIPREYPDSRTGEREDGDGHRIEDPVRDDQALVVVGADGISLVLGCCHAGLRNTVVHAEAVFDEPIRTVVGGTHLRSPDPEQLRETATWLDERVERVVPTHCTSHQARQILHEEFGDTFERVGAGSTIDL from the coding sequence ATGACCACCGTCACCGTTCTCATCGACAACGAAGTCAGTGGTTCTCGACCGAAGGGACTCCATGCCGAATGGGGCTTTTCCGCGGCCGTCGGCGACGTCCTCTTCGACGCCGGTCAGACCGGTTTCGCCGCCGAAAACGCCCGTAAACTCGGCGTCGGGCCCTTCGAGACGATCGTCCTGAGTCACGGCCACTACGACCACACCAAGGGCTTGCCGCCGTTTCTCGGCGCAGCCGAACGGTTGTACTGCCACCCTGCTGCCTTCGAGCAGAAGTACCACGGCGAGGAACCCATCGGGATGCCCTACGCCCGGTCGTGGATCGAGGCCCAGGTGTCAGTCACCACTCACACCGACCCCGTCGAAGTCGCCCCGGGCATTCACACACTGGGCGAGATTCCGCGCGAGTATCCAGACAGTCGAACAGGCGAACGGGAGGACGGGGACGGTCACCGCATCGAGGATCCAGTCCGGGACGATCAGGCGCTCGTCGTCGTGGGGGCGGATGGGATCAGCCTCGTTTTGGGCTGTTGTCACGCTGGCCTCCGGAACACGGTCGTCCACGCCGAGGCCGTCTTCGACGAACCGATCCGGACCGTCGTCGGCGGGACCCACCTCCGATCGCCGGATCCCGAGCAACTACGCGAGACGGCGACCTGGCTCGACGAGCGCGTCGAACGCGTCGTCCCGACTCACTGTACGAGCCATCAGGCTCGACAGATTCTCCACGAGGAATTCGGCGATACGTTCGAGCGCGTCGGCGCGGGCTCGACGATCGACCTCTGA
- a CDS encoding metal-dependent transcriptional regulator, with protein MSETTSRTPSDVESPAVVDDLTPAEGRYLCGVLYRTLVGSTPVSNHELTEYLGVSGASVTGMIESLAAERLLEYERYRGVELTDRGEWVARAVLWRRCAIQKFFEQGLGLSLKDNRAYRIGFELSREQVRTIGDRTDQPCRDHCEASSAAECDVFPD; from the coding sequence ATGAGCGAGACGACATCCAGGACGCCGTCGGATGTAGAGAGTCCCGCAGTCGTCGACGACCTCACACCCGCGGAGGGCCGGTACCTTTGTGGGGTGCTCTACCGGACGCTGGTCGGTTCGACGCCGGTGAGCAACCACGAACTTACCGAGTACCTCGGTGTCAGTGGCGCGAGCGTCACCGGGATGATCGAGTCTCTCGCCGCAGAGCGGCTGCTCGAGTACGAACGCTACCGTGGCGTCGAGTTGACTGACCGGGGCGAATGGGTCGCCAGAGCAGTCCTGTGGCGGCGGTGTGCCATACAGAAGTTCTTCGAACAGGGACTCGGCCTCTCGCTGAAGGACAATCGAGCCTATCGTATCGGCTTCGAACTGTCTCGCGAACAAGTTCGGACGATCGGCGATCGCACCGACCAACCCTGTCGGGACCACTGTGAAGCCTCGTCGGCGGCAGAATGTGACGTGTTTCCGGACTAA
- the prs gene encoding ribose-phosphate diphosphokinase, which yields MILSGSASQTLAARIAEATGEPLGAAEVEYFPDGELNVEVTESIADRAIVVISTVSNDAHLEALLLQDAARQAGAKEVVTVVPYPGYARQNRKYRPGDIVSLRTVARALSPGTDRVITVNPHEADAEEMFEAPATAVDGSHRLAAPLPGDLTDPLFLGTDQQARPLAESVHNSYGTGTVDHLVPPAGSATAADLAPTEAAIDGRDVVFVDDFVATGGTMSTAARAATDAGAERVFATCVHPLLASGAWSKLLRAGVEDMYATDTLERIVSDVSVAPVIADAL from the coding sequence ATGATCCTCAGCGGGTCGGCTTCCCAGACGCTCGCGGCCAGGATCGCCGAAGCGACCGGCGAACCGCTCGGCGCAGCCGAAGTCGAGTACTTCCCGGACGGAGAGTTGAACGTGGAAGTCACCGAATCCATCGCCGATCGGGCGATTGTCGTCATCTCGACGGTCTCGAACGACGCCCATCTCGAGGCGCTCCTGCTCCAGGACGCCGCCCGGCAAGCAGGTGCCAAAGAGGTTGTCACCGTCGTCCCGTACCCCGGGTACGCGCGTCAGAACAGGAAGTATCGTCCCGGAGACATCGTCTCCCTGCGGACGGTCGCCCGTGCGCTCTCGCCGGGAACTGACCGCGTGATCACGGTCAATCCTCACGAGGCGGACGCCGAAGAGATGTTTGAGGCACCTGCCACGGCTGTCGATGGGTCCCATCGACTCGCCGCACCACTCCCGGGCGATCTCACCGATCCACTGTTTTTAGGAACTGACCAACAGGCCCGGCCACTCGCCGAATCCGTCCACAACTCCTACGGTACCGGCACCGTCGACCATCTCGTTCCACCGGCCGGCTCGGCTACCGCCGCGGATCTCGCCCCGACAGAGGCCGCTATCGATGGCCGTGACGTGGTCTTCGTCGACGACTTCGTCGCCACGGGTGGGACAATGTCGACCGCGGCCCGGGCAGCCACCGATGCGGGAGCCGAGCGGGTCTTTGCGACCTGTGTCCACCCGCTGCTGGCCAGTGGCGCCTGGAGCAAACTCCTGCGTGCCGGCGTCGAGGACATGTATGCAACGGACACCCTAGAACGGATCGTCAGCGACGTCAGCGTGGCACCCGTCATCGCGGACGCGCTGTAA
- a CDS encoding HVO_0234 family beta-propeller protein, whose protein sequence is MGEMAEDRIYAERRGKTDVYVGADLGLTLVAISDDRVGRFRLVRRGEVQSVGASEAAVVIGTDEDTYRAASEDVESFEALGFGPAVAVDAEGPIAAAPDGEVARYDGAEWRTLGAVGEPRAISGKWIAAGDGLYRLEDERLDHRGRAARDVTADPVPTAATADGLYRFTDSEWDHEREGAFHAVAGGSERTLAVGEDGLIERRDSEWVSRDPPTDERIVDVGYSRGIVAVTSAGTILVDPPAAKDGAAGWRSRSLGLSEVSELAVGPDR, encoded by the coding sequence ATGGGCGAGATGGCGGAAGACCGGATCTACGCCGAGCGCCGCGGGAAGACCGATGTCTACGTCGGGGCCGACCTCGGATTGACGCTGGTCGCGATCTCCGACGACCGCGTCGGTCGGTTCCGACTGGTTCGACGCGGCGAAGTACAGTCGGTCGGGGCGAGCGAAGCGGCGGTCGTGATCGGGACCGACGAGGACACCTATCGGGCGGCGAGTGAGGATGTTGAGTCCTTCGAGGCCCTGGGGTTCGGTCCAGCCGTCGCGGTCGATGCGGAGGGGCCGATCGCTGCCGCACCGGACGGCGAGGTCGCTCGCTACGACGGGGCGGAGTGGCGAACGCTGGGTGCCGTCGGGGAGCCACGGGCGATCTCCGGCAAGTGGATCGCGGCCGGGGACGGACTCTATCGGCTCGAGGACGAGCGACTCGACCATCGTGGTCGGGCGGCCCGAGACGTCACCGCCGACCCGGTCCCGACGGCGGCGACTGCGGACGGGCTGTACCGATTTACGGACAGCGAGTGGGACCACGAACGTGAAGGAGCGTTCCACGCCGTTGCCGGAGGATCCGAGCGGACGCTCGCAGTCGGCGAAGACGGACTGATCGAACGGCGGGACAGCGAGTGGGTGAGCCGCGACCCGCCGACAGACGAGCGAATCGTCGACGTAGGGTACAGCCGGGGGATCGTCGCCGTCACGTCGGCGGGGACGATCCTCGTCGATCCACCGGCCGCCAAGGACGGCGCAGCGGGCTGGCGGTCCCGGTCGCTGGGACTCTCGGAGGTGTCCGAGTTGGCCGTCGGACCGGACCGATGA
- a CDS encoding pyruvate kinase alpha/beta domain-containing protein — MIQTDDLDTAALLGRAAEYADENDIDAVCVASTSGETGAKAAERFGEELVVVGHSYGYDEENEQELADEYIEMIEDAGAEVFTGPMVFSNLGSAIAQKEGFSSHELVADVLRLFGQGTKVAVECPLMACDGGLIDAGDRVLSIAGTGDGADTALLVRAANSRDFYETRVLEVIAKPAEEENLIYW; from the coding sequence ATGATACAAACTGACGATCTCGACACGGCGGCCCTACTCGGGCGGGCGGCCGAGTACGCCGACGAGAACGACATCGACGCGGTCTGTGTGGCCTCGACATCGGGCGAGACGGGAGCGAAAGCCGCCGAGCGGTTCGGAGAGGAGCTCGTCGTCGTCGGTCACTCCTACGGCTACGACGAGGAAAACGAGCAAGAACTGGCCGACGAATACATCGAGATGATCGAGGACGCTGGCGCCGAGGTTTTCACCGGCCCGATGGTGTTTAGCAATCTCGGCTCGGCCATCGCCCAGAAAGAAGGGTTCTCATCACACGAACTCGTCGCCGACGTCCTGCGGCTGTTCGGCCAGGGGACAAAAGTTGCCGTCGAGTGTCCACTGATGGCCTGTGATGGTGGCCTCATCGACGCTGGCGATCGCGTCCTCTCGATCGCCGGAACGGGCGACGGTGCCGACACTGCACTACTCGTCCGGGCGGCCAACAGCCGGGACTTCTACGAGACGCGCGTCCTGGAGGTCATCGCCAAGCCAGCCGAGGAGGAGAACCTGATCTACTGGTAG